A genomic segment from Klebsiella africana encodes:
- the aroK gene encoding shikimate kinase AroK yields the protein MAEKRNIFLVGPMGAGKSTIGRQLAQQLNMEFYDSDQEIEKRTGADVGWVFDVEGEEGFRDREEKIINELTEKQGIVLATGGGSVKSRETRNRLSARGVVVYLETTIEKQLARTQRDKKRPLLQVDAPPREVLEALADERNPLYEEIADVTIRTDDQSAKVVANQIIHMLESN from the coding sequence ATGGCAGAGAAACGCAATATCTTTCTGGTTGGGCCTATGGGTGCCGGCAAAAGCACTATTGGGCGCCAGTTAGCCCAACAGCTCAACATGGAATTTTACGATTCTGATCAAGAGATTGAGAAACGCACTGGCGCTGATGTGGGCTGGGTCTTCGATGTTGAAGGCGAAGAAGGCTTCCGCGACCGTGAAGAAAAAATTATCAATGAGTTGACGGAAAAACAGGGGATTGTGCTGGCGACTGGCGGCGGCTCTGTAAAATCCCGTGAAACGCGTAACCGTCTCTCCGCCCGCGGCGTGGTGGTCTACCTGGAAACAACAATCGAGAAGCAGTTGGCCCGTACGCAGCGCGATAAAAAGCGTCCTTTGCTACAAGTCGATGCGCCGCCTCGTGAAGTGCTGGAAGCGCTGGCTGACGAGCGTAACCCGCTATATGAAGAGATCGCCGATGTGACTATTCGCACAGACGATCAGAGTGCGAAAGTCGTCGCGAACCAGATTATTCATATGCTGGAAAGCAACTGA
- the aroB gene encoding 3-dehydroquinate synthase encodes MERLTVTLGERSYPITIAAGLFNDPASFLPLKSGDQAMLVTNETLAPLYLDTVRSALEQAGVNVDSVILPDGEQYKSLAVMDTVFTALLQKPHGRDTTLVALGGGVIGDLTGFAAASYQRGVRFIQVPTTLLSQVDSSVGGKTAVNHPLGKNMIGAFWQPVSVVVDLNCLKTLPKRELASGLAEVIKYGVILDGEFFCWLENNIDALLALDEKAMAYCIRRCCELKAEVVAADERETGLRALLNLGHTFGHAIEAEMGYGNWLHGEAVAAGMVMAAHTAQRLGQFRAQDTQRIIDLLRRAGLPVRGPQEMSAQAYLPHMMRDKKVLAGEMRLVLPLAIGSSELRGGVPHDVVLGAIADTQQAQQ; translated from the coding sequence ATGGAGAGGCTTACTGTTACCCTCGGGGAACGTAGTTACCCGATTACCATCGCGGCTGGTTTGTTTAACGATCCAGCTTCCTTCCTGCCACTCAAGTCGGGCGACCAGGCTATGCTGGTCACCAACGAAACGCTGGCGCCGCTTTATCTGGATACCGTCCGCTCCGCGCTGGAGCAGGCTGGGGTCAACGTTGACAGCGTCATTCTGCCAGACGGCGAGCAGTACAAAAGCCTGGCGGTAATGGATACCGTGTTTACCGCGCTGTTGCAGAAACCACATGGCCGCGATACTACACTGGTGGCGCTTGGCGGGGGGGTGATCGGTGATTTAACCGGTTTCGCCGCGGCAAGCTATCAGCGCGGCGTGCGTTTTATCCAGGTCCCTACCACCTTGCTGTCGCAGGTCGATTCGTCGGTCGGCGGCAAAACCGCAGTTAACCACCCTCTCGGCAAAAACATGATTGGTGCCTTCTGGCAGCCGGTTTCCGTGGTGGTTGACCTTAACTGCTTGAAAACACTCCCGAAGCGCGAGCTCGCTTCCGGGCTGGCTGAAGTCATCAAGTACGGCGTGATCCTCGACGGCGAATTCTTCTGCTGGCTGGAAAACAACATTGATGCGCTGCTGGCCCTGGATGAAAAAGCGATGGCGTACTGTATTCGCCGTTGCTGTGAGCTGAAAGCGGAAGTTGTGGCTGCCGACGAGCGTGAAACCGGGTTACGTGCTTTACTCAATCTTGGACATACCTTCGGCCATGCTATCGAGGCAGAAATGGGTTACGGTAACTGGCTGCACGGTGAAGCGGTGGCGGCAGGTATGGTCATGGCGGCGCATACCGCCCAACGGCTGGGGCAGTTCCGCGCGCAGGATACTCAGCGCATTATCGATCTGCTCAGGCGTGCAGGCTTGCCGGTACGCGGCCCGCAGGAAATGAGTGCGCAGGCGTATTTGCCCCATATGATGCGCGATAAAAAAGTTCTGGCTGGCGAAATGCGGCTAGTGCTCCCGCTGGCAATAGGAAGCAGCGAGTTACGCGGCGGAGTGCCGCACGATGTGGTTCTTGGCGCGATTGCTGATACTCAGCAGGCGCAACAATAA